The following proteins are co-located in the Dromaius novaehollandiae isolate bDroNov1 chromosome 10, bDroNov1.hap1, whole genome shotgun sequence genome:
- the FAM81A gene encoding protein FAM81A isoform X2, whose product MAQRSPIFPTLAHSERRVRNIPLHSQALTAVPLASASLVDQLEDRILSHEKTTAALVEHAFRIKEDIVSTLHRMQNKGGGDRLARQLLEEHIRNITAIVRQLNRDIEMLQEQIRVRDNLSYGTNSTLKSLEMRQLSGLGDLRGRVARCDAGLARLSAEHKITYERLQSLSKDQHTSKLILESKVKEAEIQISHLLSRVEQSIMQQEAKLKIAYKESNQQLHLLDLKLKNAIEELSSQILSARSWLEQEHERIEKELVQKIDQFSLTLKENTEMSERAIEMKFNQMSEKIDKIEELQKITMEAHEVKQTEEKINVRIGKLQNEINEDIKEMKAEVNAGFAAIYESIGSLRQVLEAKMKLDKDELQKQIHQVKQELPPWAEAGP is encoded by the exons ATGGCCCAGCGAAGCCCTATCTTCCCAACTCTTGCCCATTCTGAAAG ACGGGTTCGAAACATCCCGCTGCACAGCCAGGCGCTGACAGCGGTCCCGCTGGCGTCTGCAAGCCTAGTGGACCAGCTGGAAGACAGGATCCTAAGCCATGAGAAGACGACGGCAGCGCTGGTGGAGCACGCTTTCCGCATCAAGGAGGACATCGTCTCCACGCTGCACAGAATGCAGAACAAAGGCGGCGGCGACCGCCTGGCCCGGCAGCTCCTCGAGGAGCACATCCGAAACATCACGGCAATAGTGCGGCAGCTTAATCGGGACATTGAG ATGCTGCAGGAACAGATACGTGTCAGAGATAATCTCAGCTATGGAACAAATTCTACCCTAAAGAGTCTGGAAATGCGGCAGCTTTCTGGTTTAGGAGATCTTCGGGGAAGAGTTGCAAG GTGCGATGCTGGGTTAGCCAGACTGTCTGCAGAGCATAAAATTACGTATGAAAGACTTCAGAGCCTAAGTAAAGATCAACACACCTCTAAACTGATCTTAGAATCTAAAGTCAAAGAGGCAGAAATACAG ATTTCTCATCTTCTGAGCAGAGTAGAGCAGTCGATAATGcaacaagaagccaagctgaagATTGCCTACAAGGAGAGCAACCAGCAGCTCCACCTGCTCGACCTCAA ATTAAAAAATGCTATTGAGGAACTCAGCAGCCAGATTTTGTCTGCACGCAGCTGGTTGGAACAGGAACACGAGAGGATCGAGAAAGAGCTTGTGCAAAAAATTGACCAGTTCTCACTGACTCTTAAGGAAAACACC GAAATGAGTGAAAGAGCTATAGAAATGAAATTCAACCAAATGTCAGAGAAAATTGATAAAATAGAAGAACTACAAAAGATAACCATGGAAGCACATGAAGTGAAACAGACCGAAGAAAAGATCAATGTTCGTATTGGCAAACTTCAAAATGAGATTAATGAAGatataaaagaaatgaaggcTGAAGTTAATGCTG GATTTGCAGCTATCTATGAGAGCATTGGGTCTCTACGGCAAGTTCTCGAAGCAAAAATGAAACTTGACAAAGACGAACTCCAGAAGCAGATCCACCAGGTGAAACAGGAGCTTCCACCGTGGGCAGAGGCTGGACCGTGA
- the FAM81A gene encoding protein FAM81A isoform X1, translated as MAQRSPIFPTLAHSESRRVRNIPLHSQALTAVPLASASLVDQLEDRILSHEKTTAALVEHAFRIKEDIVSTLHRMQNKGGGDRLARQLLEEHIRNITAIVRQLNRDIEMLQEQIRVRDNLSYGTNSTLKSLEMRQLSGLGDLRGRVARCDAGLARLSAEHKITYERLQSLSKDQHTSKLILESKVKEAEIQISHLLSRVEQSIMQQEAKLKIAYKESNQQLHLLDLKLKNAIEELSSQILSARSWLEQEHERIEKELVQKIDQFSLTLKENTEMSERAIEMKFNQMSEKIDKIEELQKITMEAHEVKQTEEKINVRIGKLQNEINEDIKEMKAEVNAGFAAIYESIGSLRQVLEAKMKLDKDELQKQIHQVKQELPPWAEAGP; from the exons ATGGCCCAGCGAAGCCCTATCTTCCCAACTCTTGCCCATTCTGAAAG CAGACGGGTTCGAAACATCCCGCTGCACAGCCAGGCGCTGACAGCGGTCCCGCTGGCGTCTGCAAGCCTAGTGGACCAGCTGGAAGACAGGATCCTAAGCCATGAGAAGACGACGGCAGCGCTGGTGGAGCACGCTTTCCGCATCAAGGAGGACATCGTCTCCACGCTGCACAGAATGCAGAACAAAGGCGGCGGCGACCGCCTGGCCCGGCAGCTCCTCGAGGAGCACATCCGAAACATCACGGCAATAGTGCGGCAGCTTAATCGGGACATTGAG ATGCTGCAGGAACAGATACGTGTCAGAGATAATCTCAGCTATGGAACAAATTCTACCCTAAAGAGTCTGGAAATGCGGCAGCTTTCTGGTTTAGGAGATCTTCGGGGAAGAGTTGCAAG GTGCGATGCTGGGTTAGCCAGACTGTCTGCAGAGCATAAAATTACGTATGAAAGACTTCAGAGCCTAAGTAAAGATCAACACACCTCTAAACTGATCTTAGAATCTAAAGTCAAAGAGGCAGAAATACAG ATTTCTCATCTTCTGAGCAGAGTAGAGCAGTCGATAATGcaacaagaagccaagctgaagATTGCCTACAAGGAGAGCAACCAGCAGCTCCACCTGCTCGACCTCAA ATTAAAAAATGCTATTGAGGAACTCAGCAGCCAGATTTTGTCTGCACGCAGCTGGTTGGAACAGGAACACGAGAGGATCGAGAAAGAGCTTGTGCAAAAAATTGACCAGTTCTCACTGACTCTTAAGGAAAACACC GAAATGAGTGAAAGAGCTATAGAAATGAAATTCAACCAAATGTCAGAGAAAATTGATAAAATAGAAGAACTACAAAAGATAACCATGGAAGCACATGAAGTGAAACAGACCGAAGAAAAGATCAATGTTCGTATTGGCAAACTTCAAAATGAGATTAATGAAGatataaaagaaatgaaggcTGAAGTTAATGCTG GATTTGCAGCTATCTATGAGAGCATTGGGTCTCTACGGCAAGTTCTCGAAGCAAAAATGAAACTTGACAAAGACGAACTCCAGAAGCAGATCCACCAGGTGAAACAGGAGCTTCCACCGTGGGCAGAGGCTGGACCGTGA